In Pedobacter heparinus DSM 2366, the following are encoded in one genomic region:
- a CDS encoding response regulator transcription factor, which translates to MQQKLRILLVEDEDHLLDAIKLNLELEGYKVHAVKDGKTALKVFKEERFNLIILDVMLPEMDGFQVCETIRLENTEVPILFLTAKNTSEDRVMGLKKGADDYLVKPFNLEELILRVGILVKRSMKADDLKEINSYKIGDKTIYFNSFELKQDDGVIVPLTKKETMLLKLLIERKNEAVSREQILETVWNYDVYPSTRTIDNFILTFRKYFEPDQKNPVYFHSIRGVGYKFTDIH; encoded by the coding sequence ATGCAACAGAAATTAAGAATACTGCTGGTTGAAGATGAAGATCACTTATTGGATGCCATAAAATTGAACCTTGAGCTTGAAGGTTATAAAGTACATGCCGTAAAAGATGGTAAAACTGCGTTGAAAGTTTTTAAAGAAGAACGCTTTAATCTCATCATTCTGGATGTAATGCTCCCTGAAATGGACGGTTTCCAGGTATGTGAAACCATCAGGCTGGAAAATACAGAAGTACCCATTCTTTTTTTAACGGCTAAAAATACCAGCGAAGACAGGGTAATGGGCCTGAAAAAAGGTGCCGATGATTACCTGGTAAAACCTTTTAACCTGGAAGAACTGATCCTGAGGGTTGGTATCCTGGTAAAACGCAGTATGAAAGCGGATGACTTAAAAGAAATCAATTCCTATAAAATTGGCGACAAAACCATTTATTTCAATTCATTTGAACTGAAACAGGATGATGGGGTGATTGTACCTCTGACCAAAAAAGAGACCATGCTTTTAAAACTGCTGATTGAGCGTAAAAATGAGGCCGTGTCCCGCGAGCAGATTTTAGAGACCGTATGGAACTATGATGTTTATCCATCTACAAGAACTATAGATAACTTTATTCTGACGTTCCGCAAGTATTTTGAACCCGATCAGAAAAACCCTGTTTATTTTCACTCCATCAGAGGTGTAGGCTATAAGTTCACAGATATTCACTAA
- a CDS encoding DUF5686 and carboxypeptidase-like regulatory domain-containing protein, with translation MVIPGFQSYAQQTAVSGTVTDASTKETIPYASFIITGSGKGGRTDADGKYNITISGNYTQLKFSYIGYKTQVKTIKPGQAQTINVQLQNEAMQMNEVVIKGGKKPPYRNKENPAVELIRKVIANKPKNRMESYDYVAYQKYERMLFSMSNLSEKFKNKRIFRNYQFLFQEQDSTKIGGKNMLPVFQQEKLSDNYFRKNPEKLKTVVIADKQVNFDERFIDNQGLSSYFDRMYQDIDIYDNNISVVSNLLLSPIADGAPGFYKFFITDTIRTQQPQLIELSFTPRNKMDLLFEGKLYVTMDGNYAVQNAFLTVNKNINLNFVRALEAKLEFEQNADNRYHLSKSNLIVDFGITKKSGAGFTGERTVTYKDYKINEPIADSVYKGSAALVVVPDAKKKSEQFWTSNRPEALSTTSAKVYRNLDTLQSIPSFKRTMDIVTLFFAGYKDFGPFEMGPVNTFYSFNSVEGFRLRLGGRTTTALSKRYYFETYAAYGFEDLKWKYFLSGTYSLNNKSIYAFPQNYVRASFQRDTKIPGQELQFVQEDNFLLSFKRGENNMMLYNDFYRLDYVHEFENHFSYSLGLRKWSQTPAGSLYFNNSAQTLFSRTNQINTSEISVNLRYAPHEKFYQGKVYRTPLVDKYPIFNLRYTAGLKGVLGGEYNYHNFMGSIDKRFYLSQLGYTDVTVEGGYDVGKLPFPLLSIHRANQTYAYQLQSYNLMNFLEFVSDHYASINIDQNFNGFFFNKIPLLQHLKLREVMSFKALYGGLRNENNPAKNTDAMQFVRNSDGMQITNALDNGPYMEGSVGIGNIFKVLRVDAVKRFSYLDHPNVSSWGIRARVKFDF, from the coding sequence ATGGTTATACCTGGTTTTCAATCTTATGCACAGCAAACGGCTGTTAGCGGAACGGTTACAGACGCCAGCACTAAAGAAACCATTCCTTATGCATCTTTTATCATTACCGGAAGTGGAAAAGGAGGGCGCACAGATGCCGATGGAAAGTATAATATTACCATTAGTGGCAATTATACCCAGCTTAAATTCAGTTATATAGGTTATAAAACCCAGGTTAAAACCATTAAGCCGGGGCAGGCCCAAACCATTAATGTACAGCTGCAAAATGAAGCCATGCAGATGAACGAGGTAGTGATCAAAGGTGGCAAGAAGCCCCCTTACCGCAATAAAGAGAACCCTGCAGTTGAACTGATCCGTAAGGTAATTGCCAATAAACCGAAAAACCGCATGGAAAGCTATGATTACGTCGCTTATCAGAAATATGAAAGAATGTTGTTCTCTATGAGCAACCTTTCAGAGAAATTTAAGAACAAAAGAATATTCCGCAATTATCAGTTCCTTTTTCAGGAACAGGATTCTACAAAAATAGGTGGCAAAAATATGCTTCCGGTGTTTCAGCAGGAAAAGCTTTCTGATAACTATTTTCGCAAAAATCCGGAGAAGTTAAAAACTGTGGTCATAGCCGATAAGCAGGTGAACTTCGATGAGCGTTTTATAGACAACCAGGGTTTAAGTTCTTATTTCGACAGGATGTACCAGGATATTGATATTTATGACAACAATATCTCTGTAGTAAGCAATCTGCTGCTAAGCCCGATTGCTGATGGCGCACCTGGTTTTTACAAATTTTTTATTACCGATACCATCCGTACACAACAGCCCCAGCTGATTGAACTTTCCTTTACACCCAGAAACAAGATGGACCTTTTGTTTGAAGGTAAGCTGTATGTAACCATGGATGGAAATTATGCCGTCCAGAATGCTTTTTTAACCGTAAATAAAAACATTAACCTGAATTTTGTTCGGGCATTAGAGGCCAAACTTGAATTTGAACAGAATGCGGACAACCGTTACCACTTAAGTAAGAGCAACCTGATTGTTGATTTTGGCATCACCAAGAAAAGCGGGGCTGGTTTTACAGGCGAAAGGACCGTTACCTATAAAGATTACAAAATAAATGAGCCGATAGCCGATAGCGTATACAAAGGCTCGGCTGCCCTGGTTGTGGTACCGGATGCGAAAAAGAAATCTGAGCAGTTCTGGACCAGTAACCGTCCTGAAGCGCTGAGCACCACCAGTGCTAAAGTGTACCGTAATCTCGATACCCTGCAAAGCATTCCATCGTTTAAACGAACTATGGATATTGTAACACTGTTTTTTGCGGGATATAAAGATTTTGGTCCTTTTGAAATGGGGCCGGTAAATACCTTTTATAGTTTTAACAGTGTTGAGGGCTTTCGTTTGCGTTTAGGTGGCCGTACCACAACTGCTTTAAGCAAGCGCTATTATTTTGAAACTTACGCAGCCTATGGCTTTGAGGATCTGAAATGGAAGTATTTCCTGAGCGGGACCTATTCCTTAAACAACAAGTCAATTTATGCTTTCCCTCAAAACTATGTGCGCGCCAGTTTCCAGCGGGATACCAAAATTCCTGGACAGGAGCTGCAGTTTGTACAGGAAGATAACTTTTTGCTTTCCTTTAAAAGGGGGGAGAACAACATGATGCTGTACAATGATTTTTACAGGCTTGATTATGTCCATGAATTTGAAAATCACTTCTCCTATAGCCTTGGCTTACGTAAATGGAGCCAGACACCAGCAGGTTCTTTATATTTTAACAACTCGGCGCAAACACTGTTTTCAAGAACCAACCAGATCAATACATCCGAGATCAGTGTGAACTTAAGGTATGCGCCGCACGAAAAATTTTACCAGGGTAAGGTTTACCGCACGCCACTGGTTGATAAGTATCCGATATTTAACCTGCGTTATACTGCAGGCCTGAAAGGTGTTTTAGGCGGTGAGTATAACTACCACAATTTTATGGGTAGTATCGATAAGCGTTTTTATTTATCGCAATTGGGCTATACCGATGTAACAGTTGAAGGAGGATATGATGTGGGCAAACTACCTTTTCCGCTGTTGTCTATCCACCGCGCCAATCAGACTTATGCTTACCAGTTGCAATCGTATAACCTGATGAACTTTCTGGAGTTTGTAAGTGACCATTATGCAAGTATCAATATAGACCAGAATTTTAATGGTTTCTTCTTTAATAAAATCCCTTTGCTGCAACATTTAAAGTTAAGGGAAGTGATGTCCTTTAAAGCTTTATATGGCGGCCTGCGCAATGAAAATAACCCCGCCAAAAATACAGATGCCATGCAGTTTGTACGCAATAGCGATGGTATGCAGATTACCAACGCACTGGACAATGGCCCGTACATGGAGGGTAGTGTTGGTATAGGAAATATCTTTAAGGTGTTAAGAGTTGATGCCGTAAAACGTTTCAGTTACCTGGACCATCCAAACGTTTCTTCATGGGGAATCCGGGCCAGGGTTAAATTTGATTTTTAA
- the yiaK gene encoding 3-dehydro-L-gulonate 2-dehydrogenase, translating into MRIPFQELKAEFKRVLLKLSFPPETADSCALVFAANSRDGVYSHGLNRFPVFVKLVQKGLIKANALPALLERNGAIERWDGNFAPGMSNASHCMARAVELAKINGIGCVAIKNTNHWMRGGTYGWQAADAGCIGICFTNATANMPAWGGKDPVLGNNPLVIAIPRKEGHVVLDMAMSQFSYGKMQEYELKNEALPFPGGYDEQGNLSTDPAVIRKTKLALPIGFWKGSGLSLVLDLLAVALSGGNSTGKISAQADETGVSQCFIAIRQPDMHDALIAEVLAYTKNSEAVKAGGQVSYPGERTLQTRLENEEKGIPVNEEIWMQVKNF; encoded by the coding sequence ATGCGTATACCATTTCAGGAGCTTAAGGCCGAATTTAAAAGAGTATTGTTAAAATTATCATTTCCGCCGGAAACTGCCGATAGCTGTGCCCTGGTATTTGCCGCCAACAGCAGGGATGGTGTTTATTCTCATGGATTAAACAGGTTTCCTGTTTTTGTAAAGCTGGTGCAAAAAGGGCTGATAAAGGCAAATGCCTTGCCTGCCTTACTGGAAAGAAATGGAGCAATAGAGCGTTGGGACGGGAATTTTGCACCAGGTATGTCAAATGCCAGCCATTGCATGGCCCGCGCTGTCGAACTGGCAAAAATAAATGGAATTGGTTGCGTGGCCATCAAAAATACCAACCATTGGATGCGTGGTGGAACTTATGGCTGGCAGGCTGCAGATGCTGGTTGCATAGGTATATGTTTTACCAATGCTACCGCCAATATGCCTGCCTGGGGTGGTAAAGATCCGGTGTTGGGCAATAATCCCCTCGTAATCGCAATACCAAGGAAAGAAGGGCATGTGGTGCTCGATATGGCCATGTCGCAATTTTCCTATGGTAAAATGCAGGAATATGAATTAAAGAACGAAGCCTTACCCTTTCCCGGAGGATATGATGAACAGGGAAATTTAAGTACAGATCCTGCAGTAATCCGTAAAACAAAACTGGCCCTGCCAATTGGTTTCTGGAAAGGTTCCGGCCTGTCTTTGGTGCTGGATTTATTGGCCGTAGCGCTTAGTGGCGGCAATTCAACCGGAAAAATATCGGCTCAGGCCGATGAAACAGGAGTGTCCCAATGTTTTATTGCCATCCGGCAGCCAGACATGCATGATGCGCTGATTGCAGAGGTGCTTGCTTATACAAAAAATAGTGAGGCCGTTAAAGCGGGCGGACAGGTAAGCTATCCGGGTGAGCGCACCTTACAGACCCGATTGGAAAATGAAGAAAAGGGGATACCTGTAAATGAAGAGATCTGGATGCAGGTAAAAAATTTTTAG
- a CDS encoding ABC transporter ATP-binding protein, whose translation MEEQIISVKNLSKQYQTEQAGGISNISFEVKKGNVVAILGESGSGKSTLLKCIYGLLKVDGGEVSFKGKRILGPDEQLIPGHKEMKMVTQDFSLNIYAKVYDNVASMLSNTDVQAKQAKTMEMLQHLHIEHLKDKKITQLSGGEQQRVAIAKAMVSDTSVLLLDEPFSQVDALLKNQLRADIKRVAAETGVTVIMVSHDPADGLFLADELLILKDGALLQSGQPSQVYNHPDHIYTARLLGNAVVLDATDASILGLDIPDGHAVFYPEWVELKSSWNSRRFEVKDVYYKGFYEELLLERNGVKIRALQLNRGEHKKNDHVQANISQFLAL comes from the coding sequence GTGGAAGAGCAAATCATTAGTGTTAAAAATCTTAGTAAACAATATCAAACCGAACAAGCGGGCGGTATCAGTAACATTAGTTTTGAGGTTAAAAAAGGAAATGTTGTAGCCATTCTGGGTGAAAGCGGCAGTGGAAAATCTACACTGTTGAAGTGCATCTATGGTTTGCTAAAGGTAGATGGAGGAGAAGTTTCTTTCAAAGGAAAGCGTATCCTGGGACCTGATGAACAACTCATCCCGGGCCATAAGGAGATGAAAATGGTTACCCAGGATTTTTCATTGAATATATATGCTAAGGTTTATGACAATGTAGCGTCCATGCTGTCCAATACCGATGTGCAGGCCAAACAAGCCAAAACTATGGAAATGTTGCAGCATCTGCACATTGAACATCTGAAAGATAAAAAGATTACCCAATTGAGTGGCGGCGAGCAGCAGCGCGTGGCCATTGCTAAAGCCATGGTAAGCGATACTTCAGTTTTGTTACTGGATGAACCTTTTAGTCAGGTTGATGCTTTGCTTAAAAACCAGTTGCGTGCCGACATTAAGCGGGTAGCTGCAGAAACAGGTGTTACGGTAATTATGGTATCCCATGATCCGGCAGATGGCCTCTTTCTGGCAGATGAGTTGCTTATTTTAAAAGACGGAGCTTTGTTACAATCAGGTCAGCCCAGCCAGGTTTATAACCATCCCGATCACATTTATACAGCCCGGCTGTTGGGCAATGCTGTGGTACTGGATGCCACAGATGCTTCAATATTGGGATTGGATATCCCTGATGGGCATGCCGTGTTTTATCCGGAATGGGTAGAATTGAAGAGCTCCTGGAACAGCAGGAGATTTGAAGTGAAAGATGTTTATTACAAGGGTTTTTACGAAGAATTGCTGCTTGAAAGAAACGGCGTAAAAATCAGGGCCCTTCAGCTGAATCGGGGAGAGCATAAAAAAAACGACCATGTACAAGCTAATATCAGTCAGTTTCTAGCCCTGTAA
- the hemJ gene encoding protoporphyrinogen oxidase HemJ — protein MDKYYYYVLSVHIIFMVSWMAGLFYSVRLFIYHTEANDRSEMEKAILQKEYEKMERKLWYIITTPAMVLTVLAGITMLCIRPALLQMPWMHVKLSFVVLLLIYHFICQRIMKQLKLGTCKMSSFKLRLWNEVATILLVAIVFTVILKNAVDWIYGLIGLIIFAVVIMAAVKWYKHYRKKHDS, from the coding sequence ATGGATAAATACTACTATTACGTCCTTTCTGTTCATATCATCTTTATGGTAAGCTGGATGGCGGGGTTGTTTTATAGTGTACGTTTGTTCATTTACCATACCGAGGCCAACGACAGGTCCGAAATGGAGAAAGCCATTCTCCAAAAAGAGTATGAAAAAATGGAGCGCAAGCTCTGGTACATCATCACTACACCGGCCATGGTATTAACAGTGCTGGCCGGTATCACCATGCTTTGCATCAGACCAGCATTGCTGCAAATGCCCTGGATGCATGTAAAACTTAGCTTTGTAGTTTTACTGCTCATTTACCACTTTATTTGTCAGCGTATCATGAAACAGCTAAAGCTGGGTACCTGTAAAATGAGTTCCTTTAAGCTGCGTTTGTGGAATGAAGTGGCCACCATTTTACTGGTCGCCATTGTATTTACAGTGATCTTAAAAAATGCTGTAGACTGGATATACGGCCTCATTGGTCTGATCATTTTTGCTGTGGTTATCATGGCTGCAGTAAAATGGTATAAACATTACCGGAAAAAACACGATTCCTAA
- a CDS encoding outer membrane beta-barrel protein, which translates to MATSLNLFAQQDSVKTLANPKGRFVGGITLTRIDLGFSRLIDNGSFSLSPANDFLDYKAFKTSTFSFDVLDYGYRFNSNFKIYLAAGVDWNMIRLKRDITIRRNTPTLEYDPETGIEFSKNRFSSFYAHIPMGFQFRTNENDRGKRFYFVVGPDIGFLLNGKVKQISKENGKQKFRDDYNFEKVRLGGSLRVGYGALGIFTKYYFSDMFDSAPQKGLKNMSFGITLGLN; encoded by the coding sequence ATGGCCACCTCATTAAATTTATTTGCGCAACAGGATAGTGTCAAAACATTAGCCAACCCGAAGGGCCGTTTTGTGGGTGGTATTACACTTACACGTATTGATCTTGGTTTCAGCAGGCTTATTGACAACGGAAGCTTTAGCCTGTCACCGGCAAATGATTTTCTGGACTATAAGGCATTTAAAACCAGTACCTTCTCTTTTGATGTGCTGGACTACGGATACCGGTTCAATTCAAATTTTAAAATATATCTGGCTGCTGGGGTAGACTGGAACATGATCCGACTAAAAAGGGACATTACGATAAGAAGAAACACCCCTACATTGGAATATGATCCGGAAACGGGTATCGAATTTTCTAAAAACAGATTTTCCAGTTTTTATGCCCATATACCAATGGGTTTCCAGTTCCGTACCAATGAGAATGACCGTGGTAAAAGGTTCTATTTTGTTGTCGGACCGGATATAGGCTTCCTGCTCAATGGAAAAGTAAAACAAATAAGTAAAGAGAACGGTAAACAGAAATTCAGGGACGATTATAATTTCGAAAAAGTGCGTTTGGGCGGATCATTGCGCGTAGGTTATGGGGCACTTGGAATTTTTACTAAATATTATTTTAGCGATATGTTTGATAGTGCACCACAAAAAGGGTTAAAGAATATGTCATTCGGAATAACACTGGGGTTAAATTAA
- the fucP gene encoding L-fucose:H+ symporter permease produces MSESTTKAAFTDKKFLVTLVFVTSLFMFWGIAITMADVLNKHFQQTMSLSKSQSAFVQFAVFGAYAVMGIPAGLFMKRFGYKKGVLLGLSLFATGAFLFIPAANISSFAFFGVALFIVGCGLSTLETVAHPFVASLGDQRTSDQRINFAQSFNAVGAMLGPAIGSYFLFGKHVQGSTDLTSVKVLYAVIGLVILLVAVSFSFVRVPATTDPHAVAADADAVNIDVAPDKKLFDHKHFVWAVAAQFFNVAAQAGTWAFFINYGHEKMGFSDEKAGHFMVVFMGMMLAGRFIGTFLMRIIAPNKLLASFALGNILMCIIVAQSLGWPSFIALLMINFFFSIMFPTIFSLGLKNLGARTQQAASFLSMGVVGGAFFPFIMGALADSAGIAYAYYAPIICYIVIFLFGYKFYKVKH; encoded by the coding sequence ATGAGCGAATCAACAACCAAAGCTGCCTTTACCGACAAGAAATTCCTGGTTACCCTGGTATTTGTCACTTCCCTTTTTATGTTCTGGGGCATTGCCATTACAATGGCCGACGTACTGAACAAACATTTTCAGCAAACCATGAGCCTTTCCAAATCACAATCCGCCTTTGTGCAGTTTGCAGTTTTTGGTGCTTATGCAGTAATGGGTATACCAGCCGGTTTATTTATGAAGCGTTTTGGTTATAAAAAAGGAGTACTTTTAGGATTATCACTTTTTGCCACTGGAGCCTTTCTCTTTATTCCGGCAGCCAATATTTCCTCCTTTGCTTTTTTCGGTGTCGCATTGTTTATTGTAGGATGTGGATTATCAACCCTTGAAACCGTTGCACATCCATTTGTGGCTTCGCTGGGCGACCAGCGTACGAGCGATCAGCGCATTAATTTTGCCCAGTCCTTTAATGCAGTTGGTGCAATGCTGGGCCCGGCAATAGGAAGTTACTTTTTGTTTGGCAAGCATGTGCAGGGTAGTACAGATCTTACTTCTGTTAAGGTACTTTATGCTGTAATTGGCCTGGTAATTTTGTTGGTTGCTGTCTCTTTTTCGTTTGTAAGAGTGCCAGCTACAACAGATCCCCATGCCGTTGCAGCAGACGCTGATGCGGTAAATATCGATGTTGCCCCGGATAAAAAACTGTTTGATCATAAACATTTCGTCTGGGCGGTTGCCGCTCAGTTCTTCAACGTAGCCGCGCAGGCCGGAACATGGGCTTTTTTCATCAATTACGGACATGAAAAAATGGGCTTTAGTGATGAAAAAGCCGGTCACTTTATGGTTGTATTTATGGGAATGATGCTTGCCGGTCGTTTTATCGGTACCTTTTTGATGCGGATAATTGCACCAAACAAATTGCTGGCTTCATTTGCATTGGGTAATATCCTGATGTGTATCATCGTAGCACAAAGCCTGGGCTGGCCATCTTTCATTGCTTTACTGATGATCAATTTCTTTTTCAGTATCATGTTCCCAACGATATTCAGCCTTGGGCTTAAAAATCTGGGCGCCCGTACACAACAAGCCGCCTCGTTCTTATCAATGGGTGTGGTTGGGGGAGCATTTTTTCCTTTTATCATGGGAGCGCTTGCAGATAGTGCAGGAATTGCCTATGCTTATTATGCCCCGATCATCTGTTACATAGTGATTTTCCTTTTTGGCTATAAATTCTATAAAGTAAAACACTAA
- the hemE gene encoding uroporphyrinogen decarboxylase — protein MNTLFLDAAFSKQTERPPVWMMRQAGRFMPEYWEIKNKYSFLEMCKTPEIAADVTMLPVDLLGIDAAILFSDILVTGEAMGGDLSFTQGIGPKFANPVRTLKDVEALEVDVLDRLQYVADAIKVIQQRLNGSIPLIGFAGAPFTVMSYLVEGGSSKDFKLTKLLMHNQPEVAHKLLAKIAKVTADYLNLQIAAGVNAIQIFDSWALALSWNDYQEFSHRYIQEIIANLNRKDIPVISFCKGSSVFAPIMAEAKPDVISVDWNADLLNIKNSLPAGIAVQGNLDPHILYADKPVIKKEILRLFERMRGQNGFIFNLGHGIMPDIPFDNVKYAIEVIKEFKY, from the coding sequence ATGAACACGTTATTTTTAGATGCAGCATTTTCAAAGCAAACAGAACGCCCACCAGTGTGGATGATGCGCCAGGCTGGCCGTTTTATGCCGGAGTATTGGGAAATTAAAAACAAATACTCTTTTCTGGAGATGTGCAAAACACCGGAAATTGCTGCTGATGTAACGATGCTTCCGGTTGATTTGCTTGGGATTGATGCCGCTATTTTGTTTTCGGACATCCTGGTAACAGGTGAAGCTATGGGTGGAGACCTGAGCTTTACGCAAGGTATAGGCCCTAAATTTGCTAACCCGGTGCGTACACTTAAAGATGTGGAGGCTTTAGAAGTAGATGTGCTCGACAGGCTGCAATATGTGGCTGATGCGATCAAAGTGATCCAGCAACGTTTAAATGGTAGTATTCCTTTAATTGGTTTCGCCGGAGCACCATTTACAGTAATGAGCTACCTCGTTGAAGGTGGTTCTTCCAAAGATTTTAAGCTGACCAAATTGCTGATGCACAACCAGCCGGAAGTAGCACATAAACTATTGGCTAAAATTGCTAAGGTTACTGCCGATTACCTGAACCTGCAAATTGCAGCAGGTGTAAATGCCATTCAGATCTTTGACAGTTGGGCATTGGCCCTGTCATGGAACGATTATCAGGAATTTTCGCACCGCTACATCCAGGAAATTATTGCCAACCTGAACAGAAAAGACATCCCAGTGATCTCTTTCTGCAAAGGCAGTTCGGTATTTGCCCCGATTATGGCTGAAGCTAAACCAGATGTGATTTCGGTAGACTGGAACGCGGATCTTTTAAATATTAAAAACAGTTTGCCTGCAGGTATCGCTGTACAGGGTAACCTTGATCCGCATATTTTATATGCGGATAAACCTGTCATTAAAAAAGAAATCCTCAGACTATTTGAGCGCATGCGCGGACAAAACGGTTTTATTTTTAACTTAGGTCATGGTATTATGCCTGATATTCCTTTCGACAACGTAAAATATGCAATAGAAGTAATTAAGGAGTTTAAATACTAA
- a CDS encoding VOC family protein: MQTQEEIDPYWEKLGAGGRYDHCGWLDDKFGFSWQIVPSGYERVGLPGNFLPENFFENSS, encoded by the coding sequence ATCCAGACACAGGAAGAGATTGACCCTTATTGGGAAAAGCTGGGTGCAGGGGGCAGGTATGACCACTGCGGCTGGCTCGATGATAAATTTGGCTTTTCCTGGCAAATTGTACCTTCGGGATATGAGCGTGTTGGATTACCCGGAAACTTTTTACCGGAAAATTTTTTTGAAAATAGTTCTTGA
- a CDS encoding GNAT family N-acetyltransferase — MNEEYVNLPLVKNSVDKRFELKVGDYTTFIDYKEHGQKIWLIHTESPTELQGKGAATAVIEKTLSYIEENGYKLIPLCPLVAAYLKRHPEWDRILDDSARPF; from the coding sequence ATGAATGAAGAATATGTAAACCTGCCACTGGTAAAAAATTCGGTAGATAAACGCTTTGAACTGAAGGTTGGCGACTATACCACATTTATTGATTATAAAGAACATGGGCAAAAGATCTGGCTAATCCATACCGAGTCGCCTACCGAATTGCAGGGTAAAGGAGCTGCTACTGCCGTAATAGAAAAAACCTTGTCGTATATTGAAGAGAACGGTTATAAGCTTATCCCTTTGTGCCCCCTGGTGGCAGCCTATCTTAAAAGACATCCGGAATGGGATAGGATTCTGGACGATAGTGCAAGACCTTTTTAA
- a CDS encoding PAS domain-containing protein produces the protein MQRDINNALQEITDLKNEAKSSKNKLRSFFESSSVIHLLIDTDLRVIDYNRAAVNFIKKHCKINIKVGTKASRLIHKDQVASFMENYVKALDGIPVRMEQEFKYGGERILWFLNYEPAWDCDGNILGMSYNAVDITEKVANENKIVAQYYSLESIAYIHSHHFRAPVTNIMGLMNIFKINGYKTTKQELLMMQRAVNELEVQMTRIENHLV, from the coding sequence ATGCAAAGGGATATAAATAATGCGCTTCAGGAAATAACAGATTTAAAGAACGAAGCGAAAAGCTCAAAAAATAAACTGCGTTCATTTTTTGAGAGTTCAAGCGTGATCCATTTGCTGATAGATACGGATCTAAGGGTGATTGATTATAACAGGGCAGCCGTAAATTTTATAAAGAAGCATTGTAAAATCAATATAAAGGTTGGGACAAAAGCATCCAGGTTAATACATAAAGATCAGGTAGCCAGTTTTATGGAAAACTATGTCAAGGCACTTGATGGCATACCCGTCCGTATGGAACAGGAGTTTAAATATGGGGGTGAAAGGATTTTATGGTTCCTGAATTATGAACCTGCATGGGATTGTGACGGAAATATTTTAGGCATGTCGTACAATGCCGTTGACATTACCGAGAAAGTAGCCAACGAAAATAAGATTGTTGCCCAGTATTATTCATTGGAGAGTATCGCTTATATCCATTCACATCATTTTCGGGCCCCTGTTACAAACATTATGGGGCTGATGAATATCTTTAAAATTAATGGCTACAAAACTACAAAACAAGAGCTGTTAATGATGCAAAGGGCTGTAAATGAGTTGGAAGTCCAGATGACCAGGATTGAAAACCATCTGGTGTAA